The genomic DNA CCATCGCTCCAAGCACTTCACGTGAACTCTCCCCACTGTCCCGCGGCAGGAACAAGCAGAAATCAATTGCCCCAGTTCACTCGACAACGATTCCCCTCCGTGGCAAATACGGCACATATCATCCAGAGAATGATTGCTCACTCTCTGCTGCTCTTCGATTGTCTCCGACAAGTTGGTGGCCGGCTCCATACACACTTCCACCTCTTGCTCCCAGTCTATTGCCCCTGTTGCGATAGATCTGTGGAAGCTGTCATTGGCTTTCTGATCCATAACCGGCAGTCGACGCCTCGGACTCCGAACCTTGATTCGATGCTGCCGGGGATATTTTTCACGTCTCAGAGGAGTTTTATCTCTGTTTACAGATCTCGCATCTCTCTCTTTAACTTGAGATGCTTTTTGACTTATAGTTTCCACTGGTTGGTCTGTTGGTGCATCATCCACGTTTAGAATATTAAATAGATCAATACTACTGGAGCTTGCTGTAACATCTTTGTCTACGGTTGACTTAATCTTGCCAGCTGATGTACAACTTTCACATTCAGCAACTATCTCGAGACTGCTCGTGTTCTTTGAGGAATTCGGAAACATTTTGTTTTTGGATTTTGATGACCTCATAGAAACCAGATTGTTTACTATAGTTTTTGTATCATCTGTTTCTTGATGGCTACAGacaaaaaatgaataaaatatacattacaATTTAGTTACTACAAAGGATGAGAAGATTTCAGGGCAATGCATTTGAACCGAAAACTTGTTTGTCTAGACCACAagcagatttaaataaaaatgacataTCCAGTAAACAAACAGGCTCTCTGTCTGGCGGTCTTGCCCTCTCTTATTAAAGTGAGCAAATTAGCAACATTGGTACATCTATTTGCTTGGACAAAAACTTCACGCGCAATTTGCTGTGTTCTAAGCTGTCAAATTAATATCTACACAAGTTCtagaaacaaaattaattttccagAGCTAAACTATCCAGTCTAGCTAACTATAAAGCTAGCCACATTAAGTCTTGATGAGGGCAATATTTCCACGAGCAATTTGTTAAATCTAATACATGTTTTTGATTAGGCCCAGAAAGATGCTATCCTGATGAGCTGCCGTTTATTCAATCCACTTCAATAAAATTAACTGGCCCAAGAAAAAAGCGCTCAGTGGGAGCCTAATTTTCGAATAACTTCAGAACGTTATCTGATAATTTATGATAAATATACAAATTAGTATTCATAGCTGGGACCTGGGACTTAGCTGGAATCACTTATTCGCTCGCTTACCTGGCTTGCAGCCCATTTTGCATTTTAGACGAGTCCCGACCGCCGATGTCATTTTGTACTGAAAATCTCCGACGCCTCGTATTGGGCATTTCACAAGAATTTAAACGATTTTTGTGGGATTTCtaaattttttatacaaaataaaatcatttaaaaaaatcacttgGTCATGTTTGTGTCATTTACAGATCtgtcaaacatattttttactttcaaaagaggtttgtgttatttttttcatgacaAAACTTATTCTTTGGGATTGATCAATTTATTAGATTTAATGCTAAACTCATCGTGGTGGAGCTCAAAAGTATGCTTTGGAaattagttaataaattaaatgagctTGTAGACAAAATGAGTACTTTAGGGCTTCTTCCGTTCTAAAAAGCGACAAAATTGATCGTATATTCTGAAGGACtgaactaaaataaaaacaatactgacttattttattgaaaataataaatattatgttatgagATTATGATTGGGATCAGTCTACCATGTTATTACAAATCTTGACGAGTGCTTTAGTAGAGTATTCcactttttgtattaaaaaatattaatcaaaaaaGGTTTCGCTACGTTGTAATATCTATTGATGGAGTTAAGGCGCTACCTCGTaaaatttgttttcaacaagCTCCGCCCATTCCCCCCGCAGGCTCCGCACCCGCGAAAGCGTCACTCGTCGCGACGAGTCGCTCGCTTCGTAAAATCAGAgtaaaatttgaaattgaatgaaAACGAACATGGAAACAATGGAGTCGCGTCACACATTTctttttttgatttaattagttGATGTACATTGTTATTGGTCCATATTATAGGTTTGCGTTAAATATTATgatgcagtcaaaactcataatcggtcaaatcaacttttgactgcaaaaatctgtaaaaattgCTTTCACTTGATTTCAAATTTTAccatttattaaaattcatacaaagtattaataggaaatcatcataaaagtattataattaattttatttattcattttccAGATACCATTTATGTTAGtaacaatgttataaaacattttttaaagcgtAAAGTTTATGTGATTTGTGGGTATAGGTACAAAATGATGACACctgatgtacgagtatgtaaatGTATgttagtttagaagttatcgttaatttgtgattacagaaaaaaaacagattacagaaaaattatattttgttggcgttaaataaaaataaaattgttatactGTGCAACTCCActcttttttgttctttttttgtGCTGTCATTCTAgttttattccactttgttcacctgctTTCAGTCGATATTAGCAGTCGCCTAGAAAACACAGGTGAACAGATGGGACATTTTTCATTGATCAAGTGGACTTAATTATTTCACCGACATAAATAATGCTAATAGGATTATGTATTGCCTAAAAATTGCTctgaattattatttgtatgcaatttatgatgtaagtatgtcaatacataattatgctaataaatacagggtgtcccaaaaacaatggataaccctgtaaccatcgataggcctcgccatggtctccctaacgtccaattttgaccccagtaaaaatatcaccgttttcaagatttttaagtttttgtgtgcatttttagaaaattgccacctgcgattactttttctcatgccatttctacaaatgaggatacttttcaatctagtttttttccttatcacaagggatagttgggctatcaaaagaaaagattaaagttcaacaaactagtttaaaagtatgaaaattttaagaaattgcagagaagaaggaaaaattaattcattgtcttgcacttttgatcagccgtcgtgtaaaaaaaatgtaggaagaccatcgtgcccattaccttaaaaacttccttggttaattgagattctaaaaaggtatcacaagcctatgtattctgtattatttttatcttatggctacttgaatagcaactagtatgaaaactgcaaaaatgagtttttctcgtaatagttaaactaggactgcatagtggcattaaatacaaatggataatttttagcgtaggaattttaataaagcaatattttatcatcatcatcatcatcatttcagccataggacgtccactgctgaacataggcctgtaccccaatgattttcataatgaccgcttggtagcggcctgcatccagcaccttattgcttacctttatgagatcgtcggtccactttgtaggtggacgtcctacgatgcgctttccggtacgtagcctccactttaaccctgctgcctcagttctgcaaCCTActgtgtgccctgcccattgccacttcagcttgctgatccgtcgagctatgtcagcgactttagttcgtttacggatctcctaaattctgatacggtttcgtgaagaaacccgagcatagccccttccatagcacgctgtccaaaaaatccacgtttccgagccgtgtattatcacgggtatctgtctataggcacatttataaggtttaaaacaaaaattaagtaatcacaaaaacgcagaacggacggccaatggggcaacagggttcaagtggaggctacgtaccggaaagcgcatcgtaggacgtctacctacaaagtggaccgacgacctcataaaggtaagcaggaaggtgctggatgcaggctgctaccaagcggtcattatgaaaatcattggggtacaggcctatgttcagcagtggacgtcctatggctgaaatgatgatgatgatgatgataaaatattgctttattaaaattcctacgctaaaaattatccgtttgtatttaatgccactatgcagtcctagtttaactattacgagaaaaactcatttttgcagttttcatactagttgctattcaagtagccataagataaaaataatacagaatacataggcttgtgatacctttttagaatctcaattaaccaaggaagtttttaaggtaatgggcacgatggtcttcctacattttttttacacgacggctgatcaaaagtgcaagacaatgaattaatttttccttcttctctgcaatttcttaaaattttcatacttttaaactagtttgttgaactttaatcttttcttttgatagcccaactatcccttgtgataaggaaaaaaactagattgaaaagtatcctcatttgtagaaatggcatgagaaaaagtaatcgcaggtggcaattttctaaaaatgcacaaaaacttaaaaatcttgaaaacggtgatatttttactggggtcaaaattggacgttagggagaccatggcgaggcctatcgatggttacagggttatccattgtttttgggacaccctgtatgtttcAATTTGTCACCAGTTAGCTCACTACGAGGCGGTATGTATTGTTTTACAGTCTTATATTCCCTGTGACATGATGTAGGTATACAAATTTTATTACTTGTGATTACCATTAAACTGATTTAAAATTAAGCTGCCTCTTAATTTGACAGTTTCTGATATAAATTATCACTCCACgggattttacaacaaaaactataacggtaaataagatatttaccctcccgattTCTGTTGTTCCTAGTTTCTGATATCACCCAGAACAAAGTGGAATGAACCTAAAGTTCGACGATATTAACTGTCATTGTCAGTGCCACCGAGCGCACGTCCGTCCTCATCAAAGTTTTTGGCCGACTGAATGCCTCGCACACAGAGGGATAGAAATATGATTTCTCAGTGCGAGGAAAGGGACAGCAATAGCGCGCGCGGCGCGGAATAAAATAACGTAAGCGACAAATtggaaatcatttatttattgaaaaaccaaactgtattttaaaaaacaaaacttgcCACTTATTAGAATCGGTTATTACCTTaccaatataaaaatttgggtttTATACATTCGCCTATCTGCTTGTATAACTAAAAATAGAGTAATAGAAGGGTCATCTTTGGAATGTTTTTCTATCGAGAAAATTGTTTCCATTCATGTTTCGGCTCTAGCCACATACTAGATTTATTTGTCAACTATaacatatttcaaaataagaacATAAAATAAAGGAAAAGTACGATTAAAACTAATTCTGCGCTTCTTTAAAACGCCCAATATTCGCAAGGCATCACCTTAAGTTTAGTAGCACTATCACATACACATATAAATATTCTGATCACGAAGTGGTAAATACTCGTAGAATAGCAGTCGGCTGCCCTTAATATTTGCCCCATAATGCCCTTGGATAAAGGTCTTCCTTTCAAAGCCAGCACGACGGTATTTCCTCTATATACTCCGCGGCAATAGAAACTTGCAATTTTTGTAACATAAgaccaaaattaaataatactgtCTATGTAACAGTGATTTGAATAAAGTTACCTTTGATTACTAAGGCCTAATTTCACCAGCAAACGAATTTAATAAACATAGGTTCGGAGCTGGAATTGTCATAGCAACGGATTGTTTATGGTGAAATCAGGCCCAAGGGAAGtaacaccgtcaggttttagtgagtaggcctTGTCCATCTGTTagggagagcctcacataatCCACAGGTTCCTCCGGGCGCGCCAGTGGGTATgtaatttcatgcatttcctgacgaaaaaaaaggcCCAAGGGAAGTAATGTTAATGGTAGaggatacgggactattcccacctctcgttcccaccactgctactcctgtgtagccagaatctacagcttgatcgctccaaaaacccaactaatgaaggtcaagtttgtcccgggggaaagttaaactgtcattggacccgcaacgaaattaatcagaagaaatgGTAGAGGATAGTAAAATCTCTGGTAGAGTCAATATTTGTCaataatataagtaggtattaacaAAATTGGCAGATTATATTAACGCTGACTATATCTGACTGGATAAAATAGTTTCCTTATTGCTCAATCGGGTAAAAAGCAATTGTTGTGTGTgacttttatatacagggtgtattcCACTTAATCCCttcagcttatttttttttttttttatttgtgttgagcggctattctagttcaataaagtcctagtatcactgcgaccgttatcgatctattgtgatcgccgctgttttccttacagttcgcctccgagtcctgcatccattaggaagtgcagtatcttttggggggcgatatgttttacatcttgtgggcttaggatgtgtttgcccaggtgtaagctccgcttgcgcatcagaggtccgcagtccgtgagcatgtgtagtggcgtttcatctgcctcttggcacatcctgcacgttcttgtttcggacagtcccatagtggacaagtgcttgtttaagctgcagtgtccagtgagggctcgaactaagatgcgcattttggtcctactcagtcctatgatctgcttagagctttttcgatcataggcttttatgagagctttggaatgagttaatcctggcgtgtctgaccatgccataaaggatttgtttaaatagatgttctccagggtcattcgagcgagacttttgggaacaccacaaaagggttctggaccatattgtgttccctccgctcccgctctggctagttcgtcggcattttcattgccctcgattcccgcatgacctggaacccatctcagcgttactct from Ostrinia nubilalis chromosome 8, ilOstNubi1.1, whole genome shotgun sequence includes the following:
- the LOC135073985 gene encoding uncharacterized protein LOC135073985 — translated: MPNTRRRRFSVQNDIGGRDSSKMQNGLQASHQETDDTKTIVNNLVSMRSSKSKNKMFPNSSKNTSSLEIVAECESCTSAGKIKSTVDKDVTASSSSIDLFNILNVDDAPTDQPVETISQKASQVKERDARSVNRDKTPLRREKYPRQHRIKVRSPRRRLPVMDQKANDSFHRSIATGAIDWEQEVEVCMEPATNLSETIEEQQRVSNHSLDDMCRICHGGESLSSELGQLISACSCRGTVGRVHVKCLERWLTESGKSRCELCGTRYATRRVHRYGVPRALLMWVLSQNAKQLMVDSLGIMLMSPLAVLAAWLSGRTLAGLMTQDSHATPWPLASTFVLACMTLVCYYCWIVSAATRHALGWWIWYRSQYEVRLQFQESEE